The Hevea brasiliensis isolate MT/VB/25A 57/8 chromosome 1, ASM3005281v1, whole genome shotgun sequence genome has a window encoding:
- the LOC110651082 gene encoding amino acid transporter AVT6E-like, whose translation MSSNSFPLRQRENKGLSIISLYAFTFILFSLFLCFKSCKVSISVYFFLCFLVYLMDSNYTAIPKSSYVELQLHHDPEIPMHPQKTHLKFLPLNDGENFRDPRIENANILEDDGGGGDDDDDFDIDNYPLVLAKYNNGSGIYGAVFNLTTSIIGAGIMALPATMKVLGLVLGVVFIILMGILSEISVEILVRFSVLCKASSYGEVVQFALGKTPKVLSEICIIVNNGGFMVVYLIIIGDVMSGSLHHMGVFDQWLGHGVWDHRKLVIFFVVVVFLAPLCALDKIDSLSLTSAASVALAVVFVVVCFIVAFIKLVEGKFEAPRMTPDFGSKKAILDLLVVIPIMTNAYVCHFNIQPIYNELEGRSPQKMNRVGRITTALCITVYVLTAISGYLLFGKDTEADVLANFDTDLGIPFSSVLDYIVRVGYILHLVLVFPVIHFSLRQTVDAMVFEGSAPLSESRKRSLGLTAVLLGLIYFASTMVPNIWTAFKFTGATTAMSLGFIFPSLVALRLSHRGESLNHGEKLFSWFMLIVAIIVSIVGVIGNIYSLKSQSK comes from the coding sequence ATGAGCTCGAATTCTTTCCCTCTGCGTCAAAGAGAAAACAAAGGCCTCTCAATCATTTCTCTGTACGCTTTCACGTTCATTTTGTTTTCCCTTTTTCTCTGTTTCAAGAGCTGCAAAGTTTCTATATCAGTTTATTTCTTTCTTTGCTTTTTGGTATATTTAATGGATAGCAATTATACAGCTATTCCCAAGAGCTCATATGTAGAATTACAATTGCATCATGATCCTGAGATCCCAATGCACCCACAAAAAACCCACCTCAAATTTCTCCCTCTTAATGATGGGGAGAACTTTAGAGATCCCAGGATCGAGAATGCTAACATTTTAGAAGATGATGGTGGTGGTGGGGATGATGACGACGATTTTGATATCGATAATTATCCACTTGTTCTTGCCAAATACAATAATGGGTCCGGGATTTATGGGGCGGTTTTTAATCTCACCACATCGATTATTGGGGCAGGTATTATGGCCTTACCAGCTACAATGAAGGTTCTTGGATTGGTTTTAGGGGTTGTCTTTATAATTCTCATGGGTATTCTGTCTGAAATTAGTGTTGAAATATTAGTTAGGTTTTCGGTACTTTGTAAGGCTTCTTCCTATGGTGAAGTTGTTCAATTTGCATTGGGAAAAACTCCGAAGGTTTTATCTGAGATTTGTATAATTGTGAACAATGGAGGCTTTATGGTTGTGTATTTGATAATTATAGGTGATGTTATGTCAGGATCACTCCATCATATGGGGGTTTTTGATCAATGGTTAGGGCATGGGGTGTGGGATCATAGGAAATTGGTGATTTTTTTTGTGGTGGTGGTTTTTCTTGCACCCCTTTGTGCTCTGGATAAGATTGATTCATTGAGCTTGACTTCAGCTGCTTCAGTGGCTTTGGCTGTTGTCTTTGTTGTGGTATGTTTTATTGTTGCTTTTATTAAGCTTGTCGAAGGAAAATTTGAGGCTCCAAGAATGACTCCAGATTTTGGTTCAAAGAAGGCCATTTTGGATTTGCTTGTGGTGATTCCCATCATGACAAATGCTTACGTTTGCCACTTTAATATTCAGCCTATATATAATGAACTCGAAGGGCGGTCACCCCAGAAGATGAATCGAGTGGGGAGAATTACAACTGCTCTTTGTATTACTGTTTATGTTTTAACTGCCATATCAGGTTATTTACTCTTTGGGAAGGATACAGAAGCTGATGTGCTGGCCAATTTTGACACGGATCTTGGCATTCCTTTTAGCTCCGTGTTGGACTATATTGTTAGGGTAGGGTATATTCTTCATTTGGTTCTTGTTTTTCCTGTTATTCATTTCTCTTTAAGGCAAACAGTGGATGCCATGGTGTTTGAGGGATCAGCTCCACTTTCAGAGAGCAGGAAGAGATCTTTAGGCTTAACAGCAGTGCTATTGGGTCTGATTTATTTTGCCTCTACCATGGTACCCAACATTTGGACAGCTTTCAAATTCACAGGGGCAACTACAGCAATGTCATTAGGTTTTATATTTCCATCGCTTGTTGCATTGAGATTAAGTCATCGAGGTGAGAGTTTGAACCATGGAGAGAAGTtgttctcatggtttatgctaatTGTGGCAATAATAGTTAGCATCGTTGGTGTAATTGGAAATATTTATAGTCTCAAAAGCCAATCCAAATGA